TATGGAAGATGTCGAAGCTTCAAAAAGAATTGAGATTAAAATTTCATTTTCGGACAAAGAGGCTATGCAAGAGATAGAGAAGTTTTTGGAGCAACAAAATAGAAAATATTCACAAAATTAGCTTTAAGGGACTTCATTTTTATCTGCTTCGCGATGATCTGATAGGCGGAGAATTTAATGGAAATAAGGCCAGAAAACTTGAGTATTTTTTAAAAGCCGACTTAAGAGGTATCAAGAGAGTCGTAAGCTATGGTTCTAGCCAATCAAATGCGATGTATAGCTTAAGTTTATTTGCTAAAATAAAGGGGCTTGAGTTTTATTATGTGGTTTCAAGCTTAAACTCAAATTTAGCCGATAATCCGATCGGAAATTTTAAATTAGCACTTGAAAACGGAATGCAAATTTTTATAGATAAAGATCGAGAACAAAAGGCAAGAGAGCTAGCAAGTAGCAAAGACTCTTTGCTTATAAACGAAGGAGTGTGGCAAAAAGAGGCCGAAATGGGCTTTATCTCTCAAGCCAAAGAGATTGAGTCTTGGGCCAATAAACACTCTAAAATTTTTGATATTTTTTTGCCATCTGGCACCGGAACTAGTGCAGCATTTTTAGCTAAGCATATTAAATTTGATGTATTTACTTGTCCTTGTGTAGGAGACGTAAAATACCTAAAAAGCGAGATTTTGGCTCTAGATGCTAATTCAAAGGTTGAAATTTTAAATCCTCATAAAAAATATCACTATGGGGATTTAAAATTTGAGCTTTATGAAATTTGGCAAGAAATTTTAAAAGAAACAGGCATAGAGTTTGATCTAATCTATGATCCTGTAGGGCTTTTGACACTTTTTGCAAATTTGGATAGATTTAAAAATGAAATTTTATATATCCATCAAGGTGGAATTTTAGGTAATATTAGTCAAAAAATAAGATATGAAAGAAAGATAAAAATGAGGGAGATAAGATGAAATTTTTACTTACAACAGATACTGATTTTAGAGAGAAATTTGATAAGCTGGTAAATAGGTCTAATATGGATATGAGTCATGTTATGCCGGTGGTTTCTGGAATTTTAAATGATGTTAAAAAAGAAGGAGACAGGGCGCTTTTTGAGCAGATTTCTAAATTTGATCGCTGGAATCCTAACGAAAGTAACTTTAAAATAAGTCCAGTAGATATGCAAAACGCTTATGATAATATTGACGATTCGCTAAGAGCGGCGTTAAACTTAGCCTATGATCGCATTAAGGCTTATCATGAAAAAAGCATACCTAAGACTTGGACCAAAAGAGATAGTGTCGATGTGCTTCTTGGCGCAAAATACACCCCTATTGATAGGGCCGGGCTCTACATCCCTGGTGGCAAGGCAGCATATCCTAGCTCGCTTCTTATGAATGCAATTCCTGCTATAGTAGCTGGCGTAAAAGAGATAGTTGTTTGCACTCCTGCAGTTGAAGGAAAAGTAAACAAGCTACTTTTGGCAGCTATGCACGTATGCGGTATAAAAGAGGCATTTAAAGTAGGCGGTGCGAGCGCTGTTGCGGCTATGGCGTATGGCACAAATTTAATTAAAAAAGTAGATGTAATCACAGGGCCTGGTAATATCTATGTGGCAACTGCTAAAAAGCTTGTATATGGAGATGTCAATATAGATATGATAGCTGGACCAAGCGAGATAGGCGTAATAGCAGATGAGAGCGCAAATGCTCGCCATATAGCTATAGACATGCTATCTCAGGCCGAACATGATGAGCTTGCAAGTGCATTTTTAATTACTCCAAATCAAGCTTTTGC
This sequence is a window from Campylobacter sp. RM16189. Protein-coding genes within it:
- a CDS encoding 1-aminocyclopropane-1-carboxylate deaminase; translation: MGGEFNGNKARKLEYFLKADLRGIKRVVSYGSSQSNAMYSLSLFAKIKGLEFYYVVSSLNSNLADNPIGNFKLALENGMQIFIDKDREQKARELASSKDSLLINEGVWQKEAEMGFISQAKEIESWANKHSKIFDIFLPSGTGTSAAFLAKHIKFDVFTCPCVGDVKYLKSEILALDANSKVEILNPHKKYHYGDLKFELYEIWQEILKETGIEFDLIYDPVGLLTLFANLDRFKNEILYIHQGGILGNISQKIRYERKIKMREIR
- the hisD gene encoding histidinol dehydrogenase; translated protein: MKFLLTTDTDFREKFDKLVNRSNMDMSHVMPVVSGILNDVKKEGDRALFEQISKFDRWNPNESNFKISPVDMQNAYDNIDDSLRAALNLAYDRIKAYHEKSIPKTWTKRDSVDVLLGAKYTPIDRAGLYIPGGKAAYPSSLLMNAIPAIVAGVKEIVVCTPAVEGKVNKLLLAAMHVCGIKEAFKVGGASAVAAMAYGTNLIKKVDVITGPGNIYVATAKKLVYGDVNIDMIAGPSEIGVIADESANARHIAIDMLSQAEHDELASAFLITPNQAFATKVQEHINGELKSLERREIAGASIKNKSAIIVAKDINECVSLMNELAVEHLEIATNNALEIMNDIKHAGAIFLGHFTPEAMGDYLAGPNHTLPTGGSARFYSPLGVENFMKKTSIISVGSKGISELGLACMRFAEAEGLTAHKRSVEVRYNEIKGSCI